The window TGCAGTCGTTGTGGTTACTTGAGCCTACATGCAATAGGTATATTGGGGGTGATGGAAGAGTTGGAAAAGGCGGAGAAAGGTCATGAATAAGAATGTCCCGGAACAAGTTTTTTTTGCGAACGCGGAAGCGGAGTTAACAGTTCCCAAAGTGATGGGGCACTTTTCAGGTCAACCTTCTGAGTTTACTTATTTTAAGAATACCCAACAAAATATTATTATAATTCCGGAAGACCGCCTTACATTATATGCCAGAGATTTTGAGAAGGTCATAGAAAACAAAACAGGAATTGTTAGTAATTTAGGTTTGTCTATATCTATATTGCTTTCTTTATGCACTTCTGATTTTCATGACTATTTCGGAGTACCCGCCGTGTGGATTCAAGGAGGATTCCTTGTAGTGTTTTCAATATCAACGTGGGTATTTATTTGGAAGGTGTTCAGATGTTTGCGTTTCTATTTTTGTAAATCAAAGTACCACATGAATACGCCTAAGGATTTTGTACGGCTATGCAGATTTAGGGAAACTGAGAAGTAGATACCTTTTTGGGCAGCTCTAGGGCTGCTTTTTTGTTACAAAGGATGGTGTGTAAAAATGAAAGAAGTAATACTCCAATACAAAGCCCCCTTGCTGGTGATTCTGTGCTTCCTGCTCATCGGCATCGCCTATGCCGTCGGGCGGAACTCCGCAGAGGAGCAGACGGCGACGGAAAAGCCCGCTGTCATGACACAGGAGCAGACGCAGGACGTTAAGGCACTGCGGGCGCAGCTCGATATTTCCCATGCCAATGCGAATGCCCTGCAACAGCGTCTCACGGAGGTACAGTCAGCGCAGCGTGCGCCGACAACGACGTACTATGTGAGTGCGCCAACCGTCGAGCGGGCGGCGCAGGTCGTTGAGCGGCAGATACGGGAGGACGACCCGACACTACCGAGGGCGGCACGGGAGAAGTCTGACCGCACCGTTGTCACACCGATTACACAGTACAAGGATGGCAAGCAATTGCCAACTGAGAAGCAAAAAGTTGACATCTACAAGATCAACCTCCGAAAAGACCACCGAATCAAGGCGGGTGCGTCCGTCATTGACGGCAAGGCTCTGATGACCGTCGGCTACGAGCAAGGACGATTTGAGGCACTTGCACATTTCGACGGCGGGCGCTACAAGGGCGCGACAGTGATGTATAACGTCGCTGAGTGGTGAGAGAGTAAATGAACAGAGGGGACGGCGCACGTTACGCTGTCCCCTCTGTTTTTGTCTACAATTTGTCTACCATACCTACAAAAACCACTGAAAAATACTCAGATATTCTTTGTTGGCGAATCTCGTTGAAAATACTGCAATCCTGCGCCGTAATTGGGCGCGCCAATGTTTTCTATAATTGGGACACCACACCTGACTAACACCTAGTAGGAACTAAGTCCTTTTTTGTATTTTTGGACAAGGGCGAGTGTTCCGTACACAGCCTTTTATGACGCGGGGTACGGGCTGTTTTAGAGATTGTATGCAAGGAAAAGGGAATGTCTGTTTTCTTGAAAAAGAAGGGCGTTTTTGTTATAACTGTTAGTAAAAGTGGTGAAATGTGGCGCTAAGTGCCACGTTGTGGTGATGGAGTATCGAAGGGTGGTGCGGCAGGATGTTTATGGGGGAGTACACCCACAGCATTGATGCCAAGGGTCGCGTCATCCTGCCTGCGGATTTTCGGCAGGAACTCGGTGTTTCCTTCATCATCACGAAGGGACTGGACGGCAGTCTTTTTTTGTTTCCTCAGGCGGCGTGGGATGAGTTCGCGGCAAAGCTGCGCACGCTCTCGATCGCCGATCCGAATGCCCGTGCGTTTGCCCGTTTTTTCATCGCAGGAGCACGTACGCTCGAATGTGACAAGCAGGGGCGTTTTCTCGTTCCCGCGAATCTGCGTGCCTATGCGAACATCGGGCTGAAGCAGGATGTCATCCTCACGGGCGCGGATGCACGCATCGAGGTTTGGGATAAGGAGAAGTGGCTGCGCTATGCGGGTGAGGTCGATCCGAACATCACGGAGATCTCGACGCAGCTCGCGGGCTACGGGATTACGATATGAGCGACTTTCATCATATCAGTGTTTTGCCTGAGGAAACGATCGAAGCCCTCGCCGTTCGTCCCGATGGAATCTATGTGGACTGTACGCTTGGCGGAGCAGGTCATGCGGGGCAAATTGCGGCACGGCTTTCTCCCAAAGGGCGTCTGATCGGCATCGATCAGGACGAAATTGCGATTGCGGCTGCGCGCGAACGCCTTGCAGATGCAGTGTGTCAGATGTCGCTTGTACGCGACAACTTCCGCCATCTGCCCGATATTCTCGCAGCGGCAGGTGTTTCACAGGTGGACGGCGTACTCTTTGATCTTGGCATCTCGTCACCACAGATCGACACGGCGGAGCGCGGATTTTCCTATATGCAGGATGCACCGCTTGATATGCGCATGGATCAGCGTGCCGCGCGAAGCGCCTATACTGTTGTCAATACATATACGGCAGAGGAACTGACGGAGATCTTCTATACCTATGGGGAGGAACGTTGGGCAAAACGCATTGCCGCATTCATTGAAGAGGAACGAAAGTCCCGTCCCATTGAGACGACAGGGCAGCTTGTCGCCGTTATTGACCGTGCCGTACCGAAGCAGGTGCGTGCGAGGGGGGGACATCCCGCCAAGCGCGTCTTTCAGGCAATCCGTATTGAGGTCAATGAGGAGTTGACGATTCTTTCAGATGCGCTCAGAGATGCGGTGCACGCACTCCGTACGGGCGGGCGGCTCGCGGTTATCACGTTTCACTCGCTTGAGGATCGCATTGTCAAAAGGGCGATGCAGGAAGCGGCACGCGGCTGTATCTGTCCGCCGCACACGCCCGTCTGCATCTGCGGGCATACGCCTGAGGTGCGCCTGATTGGCAAGGCACGTGCGGCAAGTGCCGCAGAATGCGCGGCAAACCCACGGGCGCGGAGTGCAAAACTGCGCGTCGCAGAGAAACTATAAGGAAGCAGAGACCAAGGAGGTGAGGGCGTATGCCGGCACGTAAACTGTATCCCTACGAATACGAGGAGGCGTCAGTGCCCGCACCACCTGCGGAAATCCCCAAAGAACCGCTGATCCGGCGCGAGGTCAACACGAATCTCAGGAACTGTCTGCGTGCCATTTTCTTCCTCATTGCGCTCGGAGCGATGGTGGTGACACTGCTTGGCGGCATCGGTGCAAAGAACGGCTATACCTTGCTCGAAACGCAGCAGAATGCCGATCAACTGGAGCAGGAAAACGAGCGGCTCAAGATCGAGATTGCACAGCTGAAATCGCCCGCGCGTATCGAGGCGATTGCTGTGGATCAGCTGCATATGCAGGTGCCGCAGAATATGTATTTTTCGCATGAAGGGGAATGATGGCGCATGATGAAGCGGTTGTCAGAGCTTGCCGCGCTCCTGAAGGATGCACGGATTTCGGGCGACGATGCCGAGATTACGAGCATTGAGCGGGACTCGCGCCGCGTGCAGGAGGGGGCGCTCTTTGTCTGCATCAGCGGTGCTCATGTGGACGCGCACAGCTTTATACCGAATGCGGCGCGGGCGGGAGCTCGCGCCATTTTGACGGAGCGGGAGACGGTGGATGTCCCCGATGGCATCACCGTTCTCCATGTGGCGAATCTCCAAGAGGCTCTGGATGTCATTGTGCCGTATTTCTATGACTATCCCGCGCGTGCGATGCGCGTCATTGGGATTACGGGGACGAACGGAAAGACGACGACGAGCTATCTCCTGCGTGCGGTTCTGCGCCATGCGGGGAAACGCGTGGGGCTCATCGGGACGATACAGGTCATGATGGAGGACGAGGTGTTCCCGACGGCGAACACGACCCCCGATGTCATTGTCATGCAGCAGCTGCTCGACGAGATGCGTACGCGCGGGATGGATGCGGTGGTGATGGAGGTTTCCTCGCACGCGCTCGATCAGGGACGTGTCGCTGGCATTGAGTTCGACACGGCGGTGTTCACGAATCTGACGCAGGATCACCTCGACTATCACAAGACGATGGAGAACTATGCGCGGGCAAAGGCACGGCTTTTTGAGTATGTGTCTGCGCAGGGGGCAAAGGCGGGAAAGACTGCGGTGCTCAACGCAGACGACGCGGCAAGTGAAATTATGCGTGCACACACGCACTGCCCTGTTATTTCCTACGGCGTGGAACACGATGCCGATCTGATGGCAAAGGGCGTTCATTTGGCGCAGGATGGCATGGAGCTGACCCTTGTGCATCATGGAGCTGAACTTCCTCGCCTCCACATCGGCATTACGGGGCTGTTCAATGTCTATAACGTGCTCGCGGCGACGGCGGCGGCTCTTGCCGAGCATGTGCCTGCGGCGGATATTGCGGAAGCACTCACCGTGTTCACGGGCGTACCGGGACGCTTTGAGCTTGTGCGCGAAGGGCAGCCGTTCTCGGTTATCGTGGACTATGCACATACGCCGGACGGTATGGAGAATGTTCTGCGTACGGCGCGTGCAGTTACGGCGGGGCGCATCATCGCCGTGTTCGGGTGCGGCGGCGATCGCGATCGGACGAAGCGTCCCATCATGGGGCGCATGGCGGCGGAGCTGGCGGACATTGCCATTCTGACCTCGGACAATCCACGCACGGAGGATCCGGCGGCGATTTTGGATGAGGTGGAGACGGGTGTTCTGCCCGTGATCGGTACGAAGCCGTATGAAAAGCTGGTGGATCGCCGTACGGCGATTTTTCACGCAGTCGGGACGGCGCGGGCAGGGGACACGGTCGTCATTCTCGGCAAAGGGCATGAGAACTACCAGATTCTGAAGGACAAGACGATTCATTTCGATGACCGCGAGACGGCACGCGAAGCAATCAGGGGGCTGTGATATGGAACTGACATGGAACGATGTGCTGGTAGCGACCAATGCCAAGGTGCACAGCGGGAAGCTGCGCGGCAATGATGCCATCCCCAAGATCACGACGGATACGCGGAAAATCGAGACGGGAGACCTCTTCATCGCCCTGCGCGGGGAGAACTTCGACGGTGCGGAGTTTGCGGCAGATGCGCTCCAAAAAGGAGCGTCGGCGGTTCTGGTCGGTGCGCCGCTTTCCAAGTCGGTGGAAAAGTTTCTGAAGAATGCAAAGGGCGCAGTTCTTACGGTGTCCGACACCCTCGCCGCGTATCAGGCAATCGCACACGCGTGGCGCATGAAATTCGGCGTTCCCGTCGTCGCAATCACGGGCTCGAACGGCAAGACGACGACGAAGGATCTGACGGCGGCGGTGCTCTCGGCACGCGGTACGGTCTGCCGTACGGCGGCGAACTACAACAATGAGGTCGGGCTGCCGCTGACCCTGCTCGGCATGACGGGTGGGGACGTTGCCGCCGTTGTGGAGATCGGTATGCGCGGGTTGGGGCAGATCGCTGCACTCGCACCCGTTGCCGCTCCCTCAATCGGCATTGTGACGAATGTGTGCGAGGTGCACATGGAGCTGCTCGGCTCGATCGAAAACATTGCAAAGGCAAAGGCGGAGCTCGTGCAGGCGATTCCTGCGGGCGGGACGGTCATCCTCAATGCGGACGATGCGCGCGTTGTGGCGATGCGCTCCCTTGCGGCGGATGGTGTGCGCGTCCTGACCTACGGCATCGGCGCAGACGCCGACGTGCGTGGCGAGGCACTGCGTCTGACATCGGACGGTTCACAGTTCATGGTGACGTGGAACAACGAGCGGCACGACTACAGCATTCCACTTGTGGGACGGCACAATGTCAGCAATGCGCTCGCGGCGCTCGCGGCGGGCTTCGTCCTCGGCTATACGCCGCAGGAGATGCAGACGGGGCTGCGGCGGCTCGCGGTGACCAAGATGCGCTATGAGGTGCATGAGGTCGGCGCATGGACATTCATCAACGATGCCTACAATGCAAGCCCGTCGTCGATGGCGGCGGCACTTGAGACGACGGCAAATCTCTATGAGGGACGCAAAATTGCCGTGCTCGGTGATATGTTAGAGCTCGGCGATGCTGCCGAGGAGGCGCACCGCAGGATTGGCCGCCGCGCGGCGGAGCTCGGTTTTGCGGCACTCGTGACCTATGGAGCGCAGTCCCGATGGATGCATACGGCGGCAGAGGCGGCGGGCTGTCCCGTCTGCCGTCACGCTGAGACACATGAGGCGGCGGCGGAGCATCTGCGCACGCTTCTCAGGGACGGGGACACGGTTCTTTTCAAGGGGTCGCGTGGCATGAAAATGGAAGCGGTCATTGCCCTCCTGACGGGTGAGGAAGCGGGGTACTGATGGAACATCTCTTAGACCTTCTATCGCCGCAGCTGCGCATTCTGCTGACCTTTGTGACGGCACTGGCGATGGTTCTCTTTAGCGGGGTCTACTTTCTCCCCATGCTGCACCGTCTGAAATACGGACAGAGCATCCGTGCGGAGGGTCCCGCGAGCCACCAGGCAAAGAGTGGAACGCCGACGATGGGCGGTGTGATGATCGTGCTCGCCGTGACAGCGGCGACGTTGCTCTTTGCGCCGCTCACGGTGACGACGCTGCTCGCGCTCTTCATCTTCCTCGGGCATTTCCTGCTCGGCTTTGCGGACGACTACATCAAGGTGGTCAAGAAGCGCAATCTCGGGCTGCGTGCCTATCAGAAGCTGCTCGGGCAGCTCATCATCGCCTTTGTTACGATCTTCATCGGGAGTACGATGCTCGCCCACGATACGAGCGTGTGGATACCGCTCATGGGGGAGCGGATCGACATCGGCATCCTCTACTATGTGCTTGTCATCTTTGTGCTTGTCGGTACGTCGAACGCCGTCAATCTGACGGATGGGCTCGACGGGCTCGCCTCGGGAACGGTCGCCGTGGCGGCACTTTTCTATGCGGTGCTGATGTACGGCACGGACAGCGGGCTGATGGCGTTTTCCACGGCGATAATTGGTGCATGTATCGGTTTTTTGTGGTATAATCATCATCCGGCACGCATTTTTATGGGGGACACGGGCTCGCTTGCACTCGGCGGCGCACTCGCGGGTGTGGCGATTCTCTCGCACACGGAGCTGCTGCTGCCCATCGTGGGATTCGTATTCTTCTGCGAGGCACTGTCCGTGATTTTGCAGGTCGTTTCGTTCCAGACGCGTGGCAAGCGCATCTTTCGCATGAGCCCGATTCATCACCACTTCGAACTTGGCGGATGGAGTGAGACGCGCGTGGTCTATACGTTCTGGGCAGTCGGCGCGGCGGGGGCACTCCTCGCATGGATTGTGGTGCTGCTTTCGTGAAAGAATACACCTGCGTACTCTACGCAAACACCTCGTTACACAAGCGATCGTGTGCTTATTCGCCTAAATACCTGCGGACTTCTTAAACGCGCTGCGCTTGAACGAAAGAAATCCGCAGGGGGCGAAACGCACACTTTACTCGCTTGCTCCACTAGGGTTTGCTTTGGAGTATCGCATGAATCCATTTTTTATACATCATATATAAGGAGGACACGGGGAATTGTCCTATCACAATCAGTCTGCGCTCGTCATCGGGGCGGGCATCAGCGGTTTCGCGGCGGCAAAATACCTTGCGGCGGCGGGCGCGCGCGTGACGCTCTCGGATGCGAAGGATGAGGCGGACGCGGAAAAAGATGCGGTAACGCAGCAGCATATTGAGGCTTTACGGGCGCAGGGAATTTCCTGCGTCTTTGGTGCACAAAGGGAAGAACTTCTGGACGGTACGGATCTCATCGTCCTTTCGCCCGCCGTGCCCGAGCGCATCCCGCTCGTTTGCGCAGCGCGAGAGCGTGGCATCCGTGTCACGACAGAGGTGGAGCTTGCGGGTGAGATTGCGTCTGCGCCCATCTATGCCATCACGGGGACGAACGGCAAGACTACGACAACGACCTTGCTCGGGGAACTCCTGCGCGCACATTTTCCTGCGGTCGGTGTCGGCGGCAATATTGGCGTTCCACTGATCGACGTGGCTCAGGAAACTCCTGCGGACGGCGCAATCGCGGCGGAGATCTCAAGCTATCAGATGGAGGCGACTACGCATTTTCACGCGCATATCGTCGCTGAGTTGAACGTAACCCCCGACCACATCGTCCGTCACGGCTCGATGGAGGTCTATCAGGCGATGAAGGAAAAGCTCTTTGCCGCGCAGACGGCGGCCGACTTCCTCGTGCTGAACTATGACGACCCGCATACGCGCGGTATGGCGGAGCGTGCAAAGGGCAAAGTATGCTTCTTCAGCCGCCGTGAGGAACTGACGGAGGGGGCGACCGTGCGTGCGGACGGCATGATCGTCATCCGCTGGGACGGTGCGGAACACGTGCTGATTCGGACGGATGAACTCGGCATTCCGGGCGGACACAACATCGAGAACGCGCTCGCGGCGGCGGCGATGGCATTTCTCGCTGGCGTGACGCCCGCCGAGATGCGTCCCGTGCTGCGCGCGTTCAAGAGTGTGGAGCACCGTATCGAGTTTGTGCGCACCGTGGACGGTGTCAGATATTACAACGACTCGAAGGCGACGAATACGGACTCGGCGATCAAGGCACTTGAGGCGTTCGTCGGACATATCATCCTGATTGCGGGCGGCGACGACAAGCTGACCGATCTCACGGAGTTTATGGCACTCGTATACGCGCGCGTGGACGAGCTGATCCTTGTCGGGGACGCAGCGGAACGGTTCGCGGCGGCGGCATTGAAAGCCGGGATTGCAGCGGAGCACATTCATCGTGCGGGCTATCATATGGAGGAAGCGGTGCGGATCGCGCATGACATTGCCGCAGTGCCGCAGACCGTCCTGCTCTCGCCCGCGTGTGCGAGTTTTGATATGTACGGTGGCTACGAGGAGCGCGGGCGCGACTTCAAGAGGATCGTGAACGAACTATGAACATCATCGTATCTGGCGGCGGGACGGGCGGACACATCTATCCCGCGCTCACGATCATCCGTGCGATTCAGCGGCGCGAGCCGTCCGTACGCATCCTCTATGTCGGTGGAAAAAACGGACTTGAGGCGGATATTGTGCCGCGTGAGGGCATTGACTTCATCGCGATGGATCTCGCAGGATTTCAGCGAAAACTGTCGCTTGAAAATGTCGGACG of the Selenomonas dianae genome contains:
- the mraY gene encoding phospho-N-acetylmuramoyl-pentapeptide-transferase is translated as MEHLLDLLSPQLRILLTFVTALAMVLFSGVYFLPMLHRLKYGQSIRAEGPASHQAKSGTPTMGGVMIVLAVTAATLLFAPLTVTTLLALFIFLGHFLLGFADDYIKVVKKRNLGLRAYQKLLGQLIIAFVTIFIGSTMLAHDTSVWIPLMGERIDIGILYYVLVIFVLVGTSNAVNLTDGLDGLASGTVAVAALFYAVLMYGTDSGLMAFSTAIIGACIGFLWYNHHPARIFMGDTGSLALGGALAGVAILSHTELLLPIVGFVFFCEALSVILQVVSFQTRGKRIFRMSPIHHHFELGGWSETRVVYTFWAVGAAGALLAWIVVLLS
- a CDS encoding UDP-N-acetylmuramoyl-tripeptide--D-alanyl-D-alanine ligase, which produces MELTWNDVLVATNAKVHSGKLRGNDAIPKITTDTRKIETGDLFIALRGENFDGAEFAADALQKGASAVLVGAPLSKSVEKFLKNAKGAVLTVSDTLAAYQAIAHAWRMKFGVPVVAITGSNGKTTTKDLTAAVLSARGTVCRTAANYNNEVGLPLTLLGMTGGDVAAVVEIGMRGLGQIAALAPVAAPSIGIVTNVCEVHMELLGSIENIAKAKAELVQAIPAGGTVILNADDARVVAMRSLAADGVRVLTYGIGADADVRGEALRLTSDGSQFMVTWNNERHDYSIPLVGRHNVSNALAALAAGFVLGYTPQEMQTGLRRLAVTKMRYEVHEVGAWTFINDAYNASPSSMAAALETTANLYEGRKIAVLGDMLELGDAAEEAHRRIGRRAAELGFAALVTYGAQSRWMHTAAEAAGCPVCRHAETHEAAAEHLRTLLRDGDTVLFKGSRGMKMEAVIALLTGEEAGY
- a CDS encoding glycoprotease, which encodes MKEVILQYKAPLLVILCFLLIGIAYAVGRNSAEEQTATEKPAVMTQEQTQDVKALRAQLDISHANANALQQRLTEVQSAQRAPTTTYYVSAPTVERAAQVVERQIREDDPTLPRAAREKSDRTVVTPITQYKDGKQLPTEKQKVDIYKINLRKDHRIKAGASVIDGKALMTVGYEQGRFEALAHFDGGRYKGATVMYNVAEW
- a CDS encoding UDP-N-acetylmuramoyl-L-alanyl-D-glutamate--2,6-diaminopimelate ligase gives rise to the protein MMKRLSELAALLKDARISGDDAEITSIERDSRRVQEGALFVCISGAHVDAHSFIPNAARAGARAILTERETVDVPDGITVLHVANLQEALDVIVPYFYDYPARAMRVIGITGTNGKTTTSYLLRAVLRHAGKRVGLIGTIQVMMEDEVFPTANTTPDVIVMQQLLDEMRTRGMDAVVMEVSSHALDQGRVAGIEFDTAVFTNLTQDHLDYHKTMENYARAKARLFEYVSAQGAKAGKTAVLNADDAASEIMRAHTHCPVISYGVEHDADLMAKGVHLAQDGMELTLVHHGAELPRLHIGITGLFNVYNVLAATAAALAEHVPAADIAEALTVFTGVPGRFELVREGQPFSVIVDYAHTPDGMENVLRTARAVTAGRIIAVFGCGGDRDRTKRPIMGRMAAELADIAILTSDNPRTEDPAAILDEVETGVLPVIGTKPYEKLVDRRTAIFHAVGTARAGDTVVILGKGHENYQILKDKTIHFDDRETAREAIRGL
- the mraZ gene encoding division/cell wall cluster transcriptional repressor MraZ, whose product is MFMGEYTHSIDAKGRVILPADFRQELGVSFIITKGLDGSLFLFPQAAWDEFAAKLRTLSIADPNARAFARFFIAGARTLECDKQGRFLVPANLRAYANIGLKQDVILTGADARIEVWDKEKWLRYAGEVDPNITEISTQLAGYGITI
- the murD gene encoding UDP-N-acetylmuramoyl-L-alanine--D-glutamate ligase — translated: MSYHNQSALVIGAGISGFAAAKYLAAAGARVTLSDAKDEADAEKDAVTQQHIEALRAQGISCVFGAQREELLDGTDLIVLSPAVPERIPLVCAARERGIRVTTEVELAGEIASAPIYAITGTNGKTTTTTLLGELLRAHFPAVGVGGNIGVPLIDVAQETPADGAIAAEISSYQMEATTHFHAHIVAELNVTPDHIVRHGSMEVYQAMKEKLFAAQTAADFLVLNYDDPHTRGMAERAKGKVCFFSRREELTEGATVRADGMIVIRWDGAEHVLIRTDELGIPGGHNIENALAAAAMAFLAGVTPAEMRPVLRAFKSVEHRIEFVRTVDGVRYYNDSKATNTDSAIKALEAFVGHIILIAGGDDKLTDLTEFMALVYARVDELILVGDAAERFAAAALKAGIAAEHIHRAGYHMEEAVRIAHDIAAVPQTVLLSPACASFDMYGGYEERGRDFKRIVNEL
- a CDS encoding cell division protein FtsL encodes the protein MPARKLYPYEYEEASVPAPPAEIPKEPLIRREVNTNLRNCLRAIFFLIALGAMVVTLLGGIGAKNGYTLLETQQNADQLEQENERLKIEIAQLKSPARIEAIAVDQLHMQVPQNMYFSHEGE
- the rsmH gene encoding 16S rRNA (cytosine(1402)-N(4))-methyltransferase RsmH, with protein sequence MSDFHHISVLPEETIEALAVRPDGIYVDCTLGGAGHAGQIAARLSPKGRLIGIDQDEIAIAAARERLADAVCQMSLVRDNFRHLPDILAAAGVSQVDGVLFDLGISSPQIDTAERGFSYMQDAPLDMRMDQRAARSAYTVVNTYTAEELTEIFYTYGEERWAKRIAAFIEEERKSRPIETTGQLVAVIDRAVPKQVRARGGHPAKRVFQAIRIEVNEELTILSDALRDAVHALRTGGRLAVITFHSLEDRIVKRAMQEAARGCICPPHTPVCICGHTPEVRLIGKARAASAAECAANPRARSAKLRVAEKL